A part of Diceros bicornis minor isolate mBicDic1 chromosome 10, mDicBic1.mat.cur, whole genome shotgun sequence genomic DNA contains:
- the GYPC gene encoding glycophorin-C isoform X2 has protein sequence MPSTQTDIAIIAGVIITVALVLICLLIVVLRYMYRHRGTYHTNEAKGTEFAESADVALQDDPSLQDAGDSSRKEYFI, from the exons ATGCCCTCCACCCAGACGGACATCGCCATCATTGCAG GCGTGATCATCACTGTGGCCTTGGTCCTGATCTGCCTCCTCATCGTTGTGCTACGGTACATGTACCGACACAGAGGCACATACCACACCAACGAGGCCAAGGGCACAGAGTTTGCTGAGAGTGCGGACGTGGCCTTGCAGGACGACCCATCCCTCCAGGACGCTGGTGACAGCAGCAGAAAGGAATACTTTATCTGA